From Chryseobacterium sp. IHB B 17019, one genomic window encodes:
- a CDS encoding YkgJ family cysteine cluster protein, giving the protein MDLEGYKKQALQKQKEHKKFLDGLKKKPPRNLDYIVQEGHDEVFSKVDCLQCANCCKTTGPLYTEKDIERIAKHLRMKPADFEAKFLRVDEDNDKVLQNLPCFFLNDDNTCSIYEVRPKACREYPHTDRKKIYQINDLMMKNSLICPAAFEFVEKIMKNLAK; this is encoded by the coding sequence ATGGATTTAGAAGGTTACAAAAAACAGGCTTTACAAAAACAAAAGGAGCACAAGAAATTTTTGGACGGACTAAAAAAGAAGCCGCCCAGAAACCTTGATTATATTGTTCAGGAAGGGCATGACGAGGTTTTCAGTAAAGTAGATTGCCTTCAATGTGCCAATTGCTGCAAAACAACCGGCCCTTTGTACACTGAAAAAGATATTGAGCGAATTGCTAAGCACCTTCGTATGAAACCGGCAGATTTTGAAGCCAAATTCCTGCGAGTGGATGAAGATAATGATAAAGTGCTTCAAAATCTTCCCTGCTTTTTCCTGAATGATGATAACACCTGTTCCATCTACGAAGTACGCCCGAAAGCCTGCAGAGAGTACCCTCACACAGATCGGAAGAAGATTTACCAGATCAATGATCTGATGATGAAAAATTCGCTCATTTGCCCTGCAGCATTCGAATTTGTGGAAAAAATTATGAAAAATTTAGCAAAATAA
- a CDS encoding DUF3078 domain-containing protein translates to MKKFLSILTLSLGIFVSAQEEIKKDSAVADTVKHWSVLGKNSLMINQAAFSNWVGGGANNVGWLAGVDYNITYEKDKDLWENIITLNYGQNNTQGIGVRKTQDVINVSTNYGRKVSKSWYMSVGAGFQSQFSTGYEDGNNPEAKKISNFMAPGYVNVGMGITYRPNDNVNVTLRPTNARWTFVLDKDLQTAGTYGLKAGGDSSLLQFGFLGTAFYKVKLMENINLTNTASVFSNYLDHPERLVLAYGMILNLKVNKFISSNITLDLLYDHNQIQKTQLKQTLGVGFAYTLNNGVKRSDRKDSQWWYKK, encoded by the coding sequence ATGAAGAAGTTTTTATCAATCCTTACCCTTTCTTTGGGGATTTTTGTAAGTGCTCAGGAAGAAATTAAAAAAGATTCCGCAGTTGCAGACACGGTAAAACACTGGTCGGTTTTAGGAAAGAATTCATTAATGATTAATCAGGCTGCTTTCTCAAACTGGGTGGGCGGTGGTGCCAATAACGTCGGCTGGCTCGCAGGTGTAGACTATAATATTACCTACGAAAAAGACAAGGATCTTTGGGAAAATATCATCACTTTAAATTACGGACAAAACAATACACAAGGCATCGGAGTAAGAAAAACCCAGGATGTCATTAATGTTTCCACAAACTACGGAAGAAAAGTGTCAAAAAGCTGGTATATGTCGGTTGGGGCCGGTTTCCAGTCGCAGTTTTCAACAGGGTATGAAGATGGAAACAATCCTGAAGCGAAGAAGATATCAAATTTTATGGCTCCGGGTTATGTAAATGTGGGGATGGGTATCACGTACAGACCGAATGATAATGTGAATGTCACCTTACGCCCTACCAATGCCAGATGGACTTTTGTTTTGGATAAAGACCTTCAGACAGCAGGAACTTATGGTTTAAAAGCTGGCGGAGACTCTTCATTATTGCAGTTCGGTTTTCTGGGAACGGCTTTTTATAAGGTTAAATTAATGGAAAATATTAATCTTACCAACACAGCATCCGTTTTCTCCAATTATCTGGACCATCCTGAAAGGCTGGTTCTTGCTTACGGAATGATTTTAAATTTAAAGGTTAATAAGTTTATTTCATCCAATATAACGCTGGATTTACTGTATGACCACAACCAGATTCAAAAAACACAGCTTAAACAGACGCTGGGCGTTGGTTTTGCCTATACTTTGAATAATGGAGTGAAGCGTTCTGACAGGAAGGATAGCCAGTGGTGGTATAAAAAGTAA
- the dprA gene encoding DNA-processing protein DprA, producing the protein MYSEEHLYSIALRECNLIGDINFHKLVRIFGSAKSVWENAPKEYKKLDGIGKKMVSDMGNPEHLKFAEKELIFCEKNNIKINLRHFHELPQFLNECDDAPAILYQKGNFDDSMQKLSIVGTRNMTSYGKQFIHDFFEETQSFDYISVSGLALGVDKEVHEQSIHFQIPTVAVLAHGLHLLYPAKNRNLSEKILEEGGALLTEFNSSRKPDRENFIQRNRIVAGISPSIIVVETAFGGGSISTTTFANGYNREVFALPGKITDKQSQGCNHLIFQHKATAISTIKNLIDYLGFNKPKQKIEELFPADEVTIQMTENQELIFRLIFNNPQISLDSLVEKSDLSSHKILPVILELELLGKLKSFSGRQFIAI; encoded by the coding sequence ATGTATTCCGAAGAACATCTTTACTCCATCGCTCTGCGCGAATGCAACCTAATCGGCGATATCAACTTTCATAAACTTGTCCGGATATTCGGGAGTGCAAAAAGCGTTTGGGAAAACGCGCCCAAAGAATATAAAAAGCTGGATGGCATCGGAAAGAAAATGGTTTCCGATATGGGAAACCCCGAACATCTGAAATTTGCAGAAAAAGAACTTATATTTTGCGAAAAGAATAATATTAAAATCAACTTAAGGCATTTCCATGAGTTACCGCAATTCTTGAATGAGTGTGATGATGCTCCGGCAATCCTTTACCAGAAAGGAAATTTTGATGATTCTATGCAGAAACTAAGTATTGTCGGAACCCGGAATATGACTTCTTACGGCAAGCAATTTATTCATGATTTTTTCGAGGAGACACAATCCTTCGATTATATTTCGGTGAGTGGGCTGGCTTTGGGAGTAGATAAGGAAGTTCACGAACAATCAATTCATTTTCAGATACCTACGGTTGCCGTTTTGGCTCACGGGCTTCATCTTTTGTACCCTGCAAAAAACAGAAATTTATCAGAGAAAATTTTGGAAGAAGGCGGAGCTTTATTGACGGAATTTAATTCTTCAAGGAAGCCGGATCGTGAGAATTTTATTCAAAGGAATAGAATTGTGGCAGGAATTTCTCCTTCAATCATTGTGGTGGAAACCGCATTTGGGGGTGGATCGATAAGCACTACAACATTTGCCAACGGCTATAACCGCGAAGTTTTTGCCCTTCCGGGAAAAATTACCGATAAACAAAGCCAAGGTTGCAATCACCTTATTTTTCAGCATAAAGCAACGGCAATTTCTACGATCAAAAATTTGATAGATTATCTTGGATTTAATAAACCAAAGCAGAAAATTGAAGAATTATTTCCGGCTGATGAGGTTACTATTCAAATGACTGAAAATCAAGAATTAATATTCAGATTAATTTTTAATAATCCACAAATTTCTTTGGACAGTCTTGTAGAGAAATCTGACCTTTCTTCACACAAAATTTTACCTGTAATTTTGGAATTAGAGCTTTTGGGGAAACTAAAATCATTTTCCGGGAGGCAATTTATAGCAATTTAA
- a CDS encoding cation:proton antiporter translates to MELYYSFSALIVLASIFSYLNYRFLKLPSTIGIMVIAIVVSIFLVSFGKTILPRTFGHLNNLMISIDFTEVLMGAMLNFLLFAGGIHINIDDLKEQFRPVVIFSTAGVVISTFVVGFGMFYLLPLVGIQLPFIYCLLFGALISPTDPVAVLSILKQANVSKALETKVAGESLFNDGMAVVVFTVILQLAIGNKVDLGVESIGILLLKEAGGGLLLGVVLGWVTSRLMREVDDYIISVLVTLSVVMGGYLIARQMHISGPLTMVAAGLFMGNFNMKFKMKSVTQDYLIKFWELIDEILNAVLFLFIGFELLMIKDLRLFMIPGALAIVVVLLARFISIWGPTKFMSFKTRFSPQTVKVLVWGGIRGGVSIALALSIPKNEYSNIVLSITYCVVVFSIIVQGLTIGKVANPKKIAKEEEEKESVTLDRRNYL, encoded by the coding sequence GTGGAGTTATATTATTCATTTTCAGCGTTAATCGTTTTAGCATCAATATTTTCATACCTTAATTACAGATTTCTTAAACTTCCGAGCACCATCGGAATTATGGTAATTGCCATAGTAGTTTCAATATTTCTGGTTTCTTTCGGGAAAACCATTTTACCAAGAACCTTTGGACATCTCAACAACTTGATGATCAGCATTGACTTTACGGAGGTTTTGATGGGTGCCATGCTCAATTTTCTTCTTTTTGCGGGGGGAATTCATATTAATATCGATGACCTCAAAGAACAGTTTCGGCCCGTCGTTATATTTTCTACTGCAGGAGTGGTAATCTCCACGTTTGTAGTGGGTTTCGGGATGTTTTATCTCCTTCCTCTGGTGGGAATTCAGCTTCCGTTTATCTACTGTCTCCTTTTTGGGGCATTGATTTCTCCTACAGATCCCGTTGCGGTTTTGAGTATTCTAAAACAGGCCAATGTTTCAAAAGCGTTGGAAACTAAAGTTGCAGGAGAATCACTTTTCAATGACGGTATGGCGGTCGTGGTTTTCACGGTTATTCTTCAGCTTGCGATTGGTAATAAAGTAGATCTCGGTGTTGAAAGTATCGGGATTTTACTGTTAAAAGAAGCCGGTGGCGGACTTTTGCTGGGTGTAGTTCTTGGTTGGGTAACTTCCAGACTGATGCGTGAAGTGGACGATTATATAATTTCCGTTCTTGTAACGCTTTCTGTGGTGATGGGTGGTTATCTTATTGCCAGACAAATGCATATTTCAGGGCCGTTAACGATGGTAGCAGCAGGGCTATTCATGGGGAATTTTAATATGAAATTTAAAATGAAATCCGTGACTCAGGACTATCTCATCAAATTCTGGGAATTGATTGACGAAATTCTCAATGCAGTTCTTTTCCTTTTCATCGGCTTTGAGCTGCTAATGATAAAAGATTTAAGACTTTTCATGATTCCGGGAGCACTGGCGATTGTTGTGGTTTTATTGGCGAGATTTATTTCGATTTGGGGACCTACGAAGTTTATGTCTTTTAAAACAAGATTCAGTCCGCAGACGGTGAAGGTGCTGGTTTGGGGAGGAATTCGTGGTGGCGTTTCCATTGCCTTGGCATTGTCCATCCCGAAGAACGAATACAGCAATATTGTTTTGAGTATTACCTATTGCGTGGTGGTATTCTCAATTATTGTTCAGGGACTTACGATTGGAAAAGTTGCCAATCCGAAGAAAATTGCGAAGGAAGAAGAAGAGAAGGAAAGTGTTACTTTGGATAGGCGAAATTATTTATAA
- the gdhA gene encoding NADP-specific glutamate dehydrogenase, with product MEQYNIDQKIQEFIAKIEAKNPNEPEFLQAVKEVAVTVIPFIMTKKEYTGMKLLERMAEAERIIIFRVPWVDDKGEIQVNRGFRIQMNSAIGPYKGGIRFHPTVNLSVLKFLAFEQVFKNSLTTLPMGGGKGGSDFDPQGKSDMEVMRFCQAFMTELCKHVGPETDVPAGDIGVGAREIGYLFGQYKKIRNEFTGVLTGKGLAYGGSLIRPEATGYGVVYFAEQMLKTIGETFKDKTVTVSGFGNVAWGVIKKVSELGGKVVTISGPDGYVYDKDGIEGEKIDYLLELRSSGNNRAEDYAKKYPSAQFFAGKRPWEVKCDVAIPSATQNELDLEDAKILVGNGCLCVTEAANMPSTLDAINYFLDNKVLFSPGKASNAGGVATSGLEMTQNSIRLNWTSEEVDARLKEIMIGIHKACRDYGKEEDGYVNYVKGANIAGFVKVAEAMLAQGVV from the coding sequence ATGGAACAATATAATATTGACCAGAAAATCCAAGAGTTTATAGCAAAAATTGAGGCGAAAAACCCTAATGAGCCAGAATTTTTACAAGCCGTAAAAGAAGTTGCTGTTACAGTAATTCCGTTTATCATGACGAAAAAGGAATACACGGGAATGAAGCTTCTTGAAAGAATGGCTGAGGCTGAAAGAATCATCATTTTCAGAGTTCCATGGGTTGATGATAAAGGAGAAATCCAGGTAAACAGAGGTTTCAGAATCCAGATGAACTCTGCGATCGGACCATACAAAGGAGGAATCCGTTTCCATCCTACTGTAAACCTTTCGGTTCTTAAATTCTTAGCTTTCGAGCAGGTATTCAAAAATTCTCTTACGACGCTTCCGATGGGAGGTGGTAAAGGAGGTTCAGACTTCGATCCGCAAGGAAAATCTGATATGGAAGTAATGCGTTTTTGCCAGGCTTTCATGACGGAATTGTGCAAGCACGTAGGTCCTGAAACAGACGTTCCTGCCGGAGATATTGGTGTTGGTGCAAGAGAAATAGGATATTTATTTGGTCAATACAAGAAAATAAGAAATGAATTCACAGGGGTTCTTACAGGAAAAGGCCTTGCTTACGGTGGTTCATTGATCCGTCCTGAAGCTACAGGATACGGTGTTGTTTATTTCGCAGAGCAAATGCTTAAAACAATCGGAGAAACATTCAAGGATAAAACAGTAACGGTTTCAGGTTTCGGAAACGTAGCTTGGGGAGTTATCAAAAAAGTATCTGAGCTGGGTGGAAAAGTAGTAACTATTTCAGGACCAGATGGATATGTTTATGACAAAGACGGAATCGAGGGAGAAAAAATAGATTATTTATTAGAATTAAGATCTTCTGGAAACAACAGAGCTGAAGATTATGCTAAAAAATATCCTTCTGCTCAATTCTTTGCAGGAAAACGTCCTTGGGAAGTGAAGTGTGATGTTGCCATCCCTTCTGCAACTCAAAATGAGCTGGATCTTGAAGATGCTAAAATATTGGTTGGAAATGGTTGCCTTTGCGTGACTGAAGCTGCAAATATGCCTTCAACGCTTGATGCCATCAATTATTTCTTAGACAATAAAGTATTATTCTCTCCGGGGAAAGCTTCTAATGCGGGTGGTGTTGCCACATCAGGATTGGAAATGACTCAAAACTCAATCCGTCTAAACTGGACTTCTGAAGAGGTAGACGCAAGATTGAAAGAGATCATGATCGGAATTCATAAGGCGTGTAGAGACTACGGAAAAGAGGAAGACGGCTATGTAAACTATGTAAAAGGTGCAAATATTGCCGGTTTCGTAAAAGTTGCTGAAGCAATGCTAGCGCAAGGAGTAGTATAA
- a CDS encoding DNA alkylation repair protein has translation MNNTLKEIEEALAVLSIPEKAAFFPKFFKTGKGEYGEGDLFLGVKVPDQRIVAKEYYSKISLDELSQLLSSKYHEHRLTALFILIFKFEKTKDKTVKDEIVQFYLNHLQYVNNWDLVDSSCYKILGRYAFENQKEELLRKLSGSEEMWHKRIAVVGTMYYVKKGSFDLMKEFVTQNLKHNHDLMHKANGWLLREMGQKNEAELISYLNKYYKEMPRTCLRYAIEKLEESLRQDYLKGRI, from the coding sequence ATGAACAACACCTTAAAAGAAATAGAAGAAGCCCTGGCTGTCTTATCCATTCCTGAAAAAGCCGCATTTTTTCCAAAATTTTTCAAAACCGGGAAAGGAGAATACGGGGAGGGAGATCTTTTTCTTGGCGTAAAAGTTCCGGATCAGAGGATTGTAGCTAAAGAGTATTATTCAAAAATTTCTCTGGATGAATTAAGCCAATTACTTTCATCAAAATACCATGAACATCGACTGACTGCCTTGTTTATACTCATTTTTAAATTTGAAAAAACAAAAGATAAAACGGTAAAAGACGAAATAGTTCAATTTTATTTAAATCATCTTCAGTATGTCAACAATTGGGATCTGGTGGATTCCAGCTGTTATAAAATTTTGGGCCGATATGCCTTTGAAAATCAGAAAGAAGAGCTGTTGAGAAAGCTTTCTGGTTCCGAAGAAATGTGGCACAAAAGAATAGCTGTGGTTGGGACAATGTATTATGTGAAAAAAGGTTCATTTGACCTGATGAAAGAATTTGTAACTCAGAATCTTAAGCACAACCACGATCTCATGCATAAAGCAAACGGCTGGCTATTGCGGGAAATGGGTCAAAAAAATGAAGCAGAGCTCATCAGTTATTTAAATAAATACTACAAAGAAATGCCGAGAACCTGCTTAAGATACGCCATCGAAAAACTGGAGGAAAGCTTAAGACAGGATTATCTAAAAGGCAGAATTTAA
- a CDS encoding META domain-containing protein — protein MKRILLSVFVILFATIMLNCASSTTQNSKPEARNHQIQREWMMIAFKNYSKPQLVENKAKINLTENIENGKIRGGAFMGCNSMFFTSEFISESKNEGKVKISGIGSTMKACQNMKLEDDFSERFKKMTKYSVQGHFLTLSDDNGNQMKFIAADWD, from the coding sequence ATGAAAAGAATATTACTGTCAGTTTTCGTGATTTTATTCGCAACAATAATGCTGAATTGTGCTTCATCAACAACGCAAAATTCTAAGCCCGAAGCCAGGAATCATCAGATTCAGAGGGAATGGATGATGATTGCTTTTAAAAATTATTCTAAACCCCAACTGGTTGAAAATAAAGCTAAAATTAATTTAACAGAAAATATTGAGAACGGAAAAATCAGGGGTGGGGCTTTTATGGGTTGTAATTCAATGTTTTTCACTTCAGAATTTATATCTGAATCAAAAAACGAAGGAAAAGTAAAAATTTCCGGAATCGGATCAACAATGAAAGCTTGCCAGAATATGAAACTGGAAGACGATTTTTCTGAAAGGTTCAAAAAAATGACGAAATATTCCGTTCAGGGACATTTCCTGACCTTATCTGATGACAATGGTAATCAAATGAAGTTTATTGCCGCGGATTGGGATTGA
- a CDS encoding rhomboid family intramembrane serine protease, whose protein sequence is MLKNNVISKKALIYPLLMLAAMWVGYFLQLNGFFESCFGAIIPLLPEGLLGIITSPLLHGNIDHIVGNSIPIAVLMFLLYQFYPLVANKVFIIGWLATGFLVWLLPPIDIMTGDYLYTCTIGASGVVYVLAFFLFFSGIFKWNTKLLTISLLVVLYYGSLIWGMLPEELLYNLQEPSKISWQAHLAGAVVGIILAFAFKKFGEKKKKFIWEFPNYYSEKDDKLWQEYKENHPDHFLELPYKKKDDIWERLDELRGK, encoded by the coding sequence ATGCTAAAAAATAATGTAATTTCCAAAAAAGCGCTTATATACCCTTTGCTGATGCTCGCAGCAATGTGGGTTGGTTATTTCCTCCAGCTAAACGGCTTTTTTGAAAGTTGCTTTGGAGCGATTATTCCATTGTTGCCAGAAGGCTTACTTGGGATCATTACCTCTCCACTTTTGCATGGAAATATAGATCATATCGTTGGAAATTCTATCCCAATCGCCGTCTTGATGTTTTTACTGTACCAGTTTTATCCTTTGGTGGCCAATAAAGTATTTATCATCGGATGGCTTGCGACGGGCTTTTTAGTCTGGCTTCTTCCACCTATTGACATCATGACCGGTGATTATCTTTATACCTGTACAATTGGGGCTAGCGGAGTGGTATATGTCCTTGCTTTTTTCCTTTTCTTTAGTGGAATTTTTAAATGGAATACGAAGCTTCTTACTATCTCTTTACTTGTTGTTTTGTATTATGGAAGTTTGATTTGGGGAATGCTGCCTGAAGAACTGCTTTACAACCTTCAGGAGCCAAGCAAAATCTCCTGGCAGGCGCATCTTGCGGGTGCGGTTGTAGGAATTATTCTGGCATTTGCATTTAAGAAATTCGGTGAAAAAAAGAAAAAATTCATCTGGGAATTTCCTAATTATTACAGTGAAAAAGATGATAAACTATGGCAGGAATACAAAGAAAATCATCCAGACCATTTTTTAGAACTTCCATACAAGAAAAAGGACGATATCTGGGAACGCCTGGATGAGCTGAGAGGAAAATAA
- a CDS encoding ion channel, with protein sequence MARGFRQKIRQKNTENSGFGDNASGRFINKDGLPNVHKKGVGILNRFSWYHTMLDLSTFQFLSYLVIAYIIVNILFALIYFLIGVEHLTGIDKSNPMNEFIDVFFFSSQTFTTVGYGRIAPVGFTASLVATFEAFLGLLTFAIATGLFYGRFSRPRAYLKFSDIAVIAPFKEGSALMFRLAPYKNNSLTDADVIVSTAIEVIENSVPKSNFYTLKTQLSKINTLALNWTVVHKIDEESPFFGFSEEDFKNTDIEIIVHVRAFDEVFSNTVVQRSSYVSKEIIYGAKFIPMYYPDKENLSTILDLDRINHYQQADLPVLEEQ encoded by the coding sequence ATGGCAAGAGGATTCAGACAGAAAATTCGGCAGAAAAATACTGAAAACAGTGGTTTCGGGGACAATGCTTCGGGAAGGTTTATTAATAAAGACGGCCTTCCGAACGTGCATAAAAAAGGGGTTGGGATTCTCAACCGCTTTAGCTGGTATCACACCATGCTGGATTTGTCTACATTCCAGTTTCTTTCATATCTGGTGATAGCTTATATTATTGTGAATATCTTGTTTGCTTTAATTTATTTTTTAATCGGGGTTGAACATTTAACGGGCATCGACAAAAGCAACCCGATGAATGAGTTTATTGATGTCTTTTTCTTCAGTTCACAGACTTTTACAACAGTTGGATACGGAAGAATTGCGCCGGTAGGTTTTACGGCAAGCCTTGTGGCCACTTTTGAAGCCTTTCTGGGATTGCTTACCTTTGCCATTGCAACGGGACTTTTTTACGGAAGATTTTCCAGGCCGAGAGCCTATTTGAAGTTTTCTGATATTGCGGTGATTGCTCCCTTTAAGGAAGGTTCAGCTTTAATGTTCAGGCTGGCTCCTTACAAAAACAATTCTCTTACAGATGCAGATGTGATCGTTTCAACAGCGATTGAAGTAATTGAAAACAGTGTTCCGAAAAGTAATTTTTATACTTTAAAAACTCAGCTAAGTAAAATTAATACATTGGCGCTCAATTGGACGGTTGTTCATAAAATAGATGAAGAGTCACCGTTTTTTGGTTTCTCGGAAGAGGATTTTAAAAATACGGATATTGAAATCATTGTGCATGTACGTGCTTTTGATGAGGTGTTTTCGAATACGGTAGTTCAGAGGTCTTCGTATGTCTCCAAAGAGATTATTTACGGAGCTAAATTTATCCCGATGTATTATCCCGACAAAGAAAATCTGTCTACAATTTTGGATTTGGACAGAATTAATCATTATCAACAAGCAGATCTTCCTGTTTTGGAGGAGCAATAA
- a CDS encoding calcium:proton antiporter: MKLKELLHYTYIFPVLAVGYYFSGLMGTGVVFDVIAGLLLTGSVLSAVHHAEVVAHKVGEPFGTIILALCITIIEVALIISLMVAGGDQAITLARDTVFAAVMLILNGILGICILVGGVKYYEQFFARTSATTYLICIVSILVLTLVLPNFTSSINGPFYNKAQLTFVSIACLVIYGVFLMVQTVRHRNYFIVPEDHSHEHYIPSFPKTAISFVILVICLAIVVMMAKGLSATIEGMVRSLGAPKSLVGVIIAAVVLLPEGLAAIRAARSNQIQSSLNLALGSALASIGLTIPAVSAVCIMYDIPLVLGLDKKDIILLSLSVFIVMLSLSRGKTNILYGTVLLVNLAAYIFTVIVP, encoded by the coding sequence ATGAAATTAAAGGAACTCTTACATTATACTTATATTTTTCCTGTTTTAGCAGTAGGATATTATTTTTCCGGACTGATGGGAACAGGTGTTGTGTTTGATGTAATTGCCGGACTTTTACTCACGGGAAGCGTTTTATCAGCAGTTCATCATGCGGAAGTCGTAGCCCATAAAGTTGGCGAACCTTTTGGTACAATTATCCTGGCATTATGTATCACCATCATTGAAGTTGCTTTGATCATCTCACTGATGGTTGCCGGCGGAGATCAGGCGATCACGCTGGCCAGAGACACGGTTTTTGCAGCAGTAATGCTTATTCTCAACGGGATTCTCGGGATTTGTATTTTGGTAGGTGGAGTGAAATATTATGAACAATTTTTTGCGCGTACTTCGGCCACCACTTATCTCATCTGTATCGTTTCCATTTTGGTTTTAACCTTAGTTCTCCCGAATTTCACGTCAAGTATCAACGGACCATTTTACAATAAAGCACAATTGACATTTGTTTCTATTGCCTGTCTCGTTATTTACGGAGTATTTTTAATGGTTCAGACGGTGAGGCACAGAAACTATTTCATTGTACCGGAAGATCATTCCCACGAACATTATATTCCTTCATTTCCTAAAACCGCAATAAGCTTTGTAATCCTTGTCATCTGCCTTGCGATTGTGGTCATGATGGCTAAAGGTCTTTCTGCGACGATTGAAGGTATGGTAAGAAGCTTAGGAGCTCCAAAATCCCTGGTTGGGGTGATTATTGCGGCGGTAGTTCTTCTTCCGGAAGGTCTAGCAGCGATCAGGGCGGCACGCAGCAATCAGATCCAATCCAGTTTGAATCTTGCATTGGGTTCGGCGTTAGCCAGTATCGGATTAACGATTCCTGCGGTTTCTGCGGTGTGTATTATGTATGATATCCCTTTGGTTTTAGGCCTTGACAAAAAAGATATTATTCTCCTTTCTTTATCGGTGTTTATCGTCATGCTTTCCCTGAGCCGGGGGAAAACCAATATCCTTTACGGTACAGTTTTATTAGTCAATCTTGCTGCTTATATTTTTACCGTAATTGTCCCTTAA
- a CDS encoding group III truncated hemoglobin: MKKLESRQDIEHLVNSFYSKVVKDEVIGFFFNDIAKVDWDKHLPKMYSFWESILFGQMSYKGNPMAVHFPINEIQAMEQKHFDRWLELWKTSIEENFVGENADMAIYKSENIARLMAYKMDLARRL, translated from the coding sequence ATGAAAAAGTTGGAATCAAGACAGGATATTGAGCATCTTGTGAATTCATTTTACAGCAAAGTTGTTAAGGATGAGGTAATTGGGTTCTTCTTTAATGATATTGCGAAAGTTGATTGGGACAAACATCTTCCGAAAATGTATTCGTTTTGGGAATCCATTCTTTTTGGGCAGATGAGCTATAAAGGAAATCCGATGGCCGTTCATTTTCCAATCAATGAAATTCAGGCGATGGAACAGAAACATTTTGACCGCTGGCTGGAACTTTGGAAAACATCAATCGAAGAAAATTTTGTAGGTGAAAATGCAGATATGGCTATTTATAAATCTGAGAATATTGCAAGACTGATGGCTTATAAAATGGATTTGGCGAGGAGGCTTTAA
- a CDS encoding DUF6122 family protein, translating to MDQSDIILIKTVTHYFLHFIFPVFIALIFYRENWKKVYIILLATMLVDLDHLFAHPIFDPDRGSIGFHFLHSYYAIAVYFLMLFFKGNIRIIGIGLLFHMLTDFQDFYFWHH from the coding sequence ATGGATCAATCTGACATTATATTAATAAAAACGGTCACACACTATTTCTTACATTTTATTTTTCCGGTTTTTATTGCATTAATTTTTTACCGTGAAAATTGGAAAAAGGTGTATATTATTCTATTGGCAACCATGCTCGTAGACCTGGATCATTTATTTGCTCACCCTATTTTTGATCCGGACAGGGGAAGCATAGGATTTCACTTTTTACATTCTTATTATGCGATTGCGGTGTATTTTTTGATGCTCTTTTTCAAAGGGAATATTAGAATTATTGGCATCGGGCTTTTGTTTCACATGCTGACGGATTTCCAGGATTTTTATTTCTGGCATCATTAA
- a CDS encoding iron chaperone: protein MKNSFKNIDEYMLLFPEIQEKLEELRKIIHAQNPEIEEYIGYQMPAFRYKNKPLVYFAGYKKHIGFYPGPEGIKNFEKDFIQRKYKFSKGAVQFPVNEELPLDLIKQLVKFRLDDIDQKKS from the coding sequence ATGAAAAACAGCTTTAAAAATATTGATGAATACATGCTCCTGTTCCCGGAAATTCAGGAAAAATTAGAAGAATTGAGAAAAATAATTCACGCTCAAAATCCTGAGATTGAAGAGTATATTGGATATCAAATGCCGGCTTTTAGGTATAAAAATAAGCCTTTGGTTTATTTTGCAGGTTATAAAAAACACATCGGGTTTTATCCCGGTCCGGAAGGTATTAAAAATTTTGAAAAAGATTTTATCCAAAGAAAGTATAAGTTTTCGAAAGGAGCAGTACAATTTCCTGTGAATGAGGAGCTTCCGTTGGATTTAATTAAACAGCTTGTGAAGTTCAGACTGGATGATATTGATCAAAAAAAATCCTGA